The Macellibacteroides fermentans genome has a segment encoding these proteins:
- a CDS encoding DMT family transporter, which produces MAGVTSIVWGTTLVSSKVLLHYGLTPAQIMLYRFIIAYLFLWILYPRTHRIKSVKDELSFLSIGFFGGTLYFLLENTALEYTQATNVGLICATVPLLTAMLAHLFMKGVRLSRYILAGSILSLAGVALVVFNGNFILKLNPLGDLLTFGAAFSWAVYSILIRHISGRYNVLFITRKLFLYGLLTLSPYFLFQPFGAPLKTLLIPEVAANLLFLGVIASSLCYVMWSVAIKNLGPITTNNYIYLLPFITMLTAAVVLDEKITMFVIIGALLIIGGVWYAENGHKVVLRGKRVLNS; this is translated from the coding sequence ATGGCAGGTGTAACATCCATAGTCTGGGGTACAACCCTGGTGTCTTCCAAAGTCTTATTGCATTACGGTCTTACACCGGCACAAATAATGCTGTACCGTTTTATAATAGCCTACCTCTTTTTGTGGATATTGTATCCACGCACCCACCGTATTAAAAGCGTGAAAGACGAACTCTCTTTTCTTTCCATCGGCTTTTTTGGGGGTACGTTGTACTTCCTGCTTGAAAATACGGCGTTGGAGTACACACAGGCTACCAACGTGGGACTAATCTGTGCAACGGTTCCGTTGCTTACGGCTATGCTGGCTCATCTGTTTATGAAAGGTGTCCGGCTGAGTCGTTATATCCTTGCCGGATCCATACTATCCCTTGCCGGAGTTGCCCTGGTGGTGTTTAACGGTAATTTTATCCTCAAGCTCAATCCGCTGGGCGACCTGCTCACCTTTGGAGCCGCCTTCAGTTGGGCGGTTTATTCCATCTTGATACGTCACATCAGCGGACGATACAACGTGCTGTTTATCACCCGTAAACTCTTTCTGTACGGACTGCTCACCTTATCGCCTTACTTCCTGTTTCAGCCTTTCGGAGCACCGCTCAAAACCCTTCTGATACCCGAAGTTGCGGCCAATCTGTTGTTTCTGGGAGTGATAGCCTCTTCGCTGTGCTACGTAATGTGGAGTGTGGCCATCAAGAACCTGGGCCCGATAACCACCAATAATTACATCTACCTGCTTCCTTTTATCACCATGCTAACGGCTGCCGTCGTGCTGGATGAAAAGATTACGATGTTCGTAATTATAGGAGCGTTGCTTATCATCGGAGGGGTATGGTATGCCGAAAACGGACATAAGGTGGTGCTTCGAGGCAAAAGGGTGCTGAACAGTTAA
- a CDS encoding helix-turn-helix domain-containing protein, whose amino-acid sequence MKLYIRNMVCNRCIMVVRSELEKAGFNPLHVGLGEVELEGELTEAEKVSLNERLAALGFSLIDDKRSRIIEKIKNLITELVYQKNNELRSNLSDYLSDALRSDYSSLSNLFAQIENTTIEHYYIAQKIERVKELLVYDELSLSEIADMLHYSSVSHVSKQFKQVTGLTPTHYKQLKENKRRPLDEL is encoded by the coding sequence ATGAAACTTTATATACGAAATATGGTCTGCAACCGCTGCATCATGGTGGTGCGGTCGGAGTTGGAAAAGGCCGGCTTCAACCCTCTGCACGTAGGGTTAGGCGAGGTTGAGCTGGAAGGAGAGCTGACTGAAGCAGAGAAAGTGAGCCTGAATGAACGGCTCGCCGCGCTGGGCTTTTCGCTGATAGACGACAAGCGGAGCCGTATCATCGAGAAGATAAAGAATCTTATTACGGAGCTGGTTTATCAGAAAAACAACGAACTTAGGTCCAACCTGTCCGATTACCTTTCTGATGCACTGCGGTCCGACTATTCATCACTCAGCAACCTGTTTGCTCAGATCGAGAATACCACCATCGAACATTACTACATCGCCCAGAAAATAGAACGGGTGAAGGAGTTGCTTGTGTACGACGAGCTGTCACTCAGCGAAATTGCCGATATGTTGCACTATAGCAGTGTTTCACACGTAAGCAAGCAGTTTAAGCAGGTTACGGGTCTGACCCCTACACACTACAAACAACTCAAGGAAAATAAACGCCGTCCCCTGGACGAACTCTGA
- a CDS encoding heavy metal translocating P-type ATPase, with product MKHTYLVTGMSCNGCRTRVEKALNTVDGATVNVTLDPPLATVTADKEIELSQLQQALREIGHYELSETELDENGMPPACCSGHTHSHTYPEKTVSSSSEGIYYCPMQCEGDKMYNEPGSCKVCGMDLVAAVTAGDDEEDSSYTSLKRKFKIALLFTIPIFVLSMGDMLPGRPVSSVLPHTLNNWLQFALSLPVVFYAAWMFFQRAWVSVKSWNLNMFTLIGLGAGAAFIFSLVGLLAPDLFPHQFTGHGGTVHLYFESTTVILTLVLLGQLLEARAHKQTTSAIKALLKLAPTEATLADGTVIPVDQIKKGDILRVKPGEKIPVDGIITEGQAVVDESMITGEPVPVDKSTGSRVSAGTINSTRSFLMQAEKVGSETLLSQIIEMVRTASRSRAPIQNLADKIAGYFVPVVFIVSVITFIVWAVAGPQPSYVYAFVNALAVLIIACPCALGLATPMAVMVGVGKGAQQGVLIKNAESLEKLNRMDVLITDKTGTLTQGKPSVEKVVAFDGFDPAQLVYYMASLNSHSEHPLAQAIGTYAKEQNLQPGTVTGFESLTGKGLVGTVDGKRLTLGNAVLMESMQIAVPDTWRQKVEEEQLQGKTVSYFAMEGQSAAFISISDPVKSTSREAIRLLQSEGVEVVMLTGDNHNTAKSVADALHLDSFKAGCLPEDKLSYIKQLQAQGKVVAMAGDGINDAPALAQANIGIAMGTGTDVAIESAGITLLKGDLMGIVKARKLSALVMKNIKQNLFFAFFYNALGIPVAAGVLYPVFGLLLSPMIAAAAMSFSSVSVISNSLRLRKSKL from the coding sequence ATGAAACATACGTATCTGGTTACAGGAATGAGTTGCAACGGTTGCCGCACAAGGGTGGAGAAGGCCCTTAATACGGTGGACGGTGCAACGGTAAATGTCACTTTGGATCCGCCGCTGGCAACTGTGACTGCCGATAAAGAGATTGAGTTATCCCAACTGCAACAAGCCCTGCGCGAGATAGGACATTATGAACTGTCGGAGACTGAGTTGGACGAAAACGGCATGCCCCCTGCCTGCTGCAGCGGACATACCCATTCGCACACCTATCCGGAGAAGACCGTCTCCAGCAGCAGCGAAGGTATCTATTACTGCCCCATGCAGTGCGAGGGAGATAAAATGTACAACGAGCCGGGCAGCTGCAAAGTGTGCGGTATGGACTTAGTGGCGGCTGTTACCGCTGGTGACGACGAGGAGGACAGCTCCTATACCTCCTTAAAAAGGAAATTCAAGATCGCGTTACTCTTTACCATCCCTATTTTTGTACTCTCCATGGGCGATATGCTTCCCGGCAGACCCGTATCATCGGTGTTGCCTCATACATTGAACAACTGGCTGCAGTTTGCTCTCTCGTTGCCGGTGGTGTTCTATGCTGCATGGATGTTTTTCCAAAGAGCCTGGGTGTCGGTAAAAAGTTGGAATCTCAATATGTTCACCCTTATCGGTCTGGGTGCCGGAGCCGCCTTTATCTTCAGTCTGGTTGGGCTATTAGCACCGGACCTGTTCCCTCATCAGTTTACCGGCCATGGTGGAACGGTGCACCTCTATTTCGAATCCACCACGGTAATCCTCACATTGGTATTGCTCGGTCAGTTGCTGGAAGCCCGTGCACACAAGCAGACCACCAGCGCCATCAAGGCCCTGCTTAAACTGGCGCCTACGGAAGCTACCCTCGCAGATGGCACTGTGATTCCGGTGGATCAGATAAAGAAAGGCGATATCCTGCGGGTGAAGCCGGGCGAGAAGATCCCGGTGGATGGCATAATAACCGAAGGCCAGGCGGTGGTGGATGAGTCCATGATTACCGGCGAACCTGTTCCGGTGGATAAATCCACAGGTAGCCGGGTGAGTGCCGGTACCATAAACAGTACCCGTTCCTTCCTGATGCAGGCCGAAAAGGTAGGCTCTGAAACCCTGCTTTCACAGATCATTGAGATGGTACGTACAGCCAGCCGTTCACGGGCACCCATCCAGAACCTGGCCGATAAGATAGCCGGATACTTTGTGCCAGTCGTGTTCATCGTCTCCGTTATCACCTTTATCGTATGGGCGGTTGCCGGTCCGCAGCCCTCCTACGTATACGCCTTTGTGAATGCCCTGGCGGTACTTATCATTGCCTGCCCCTGTGCTTTGGGACTGGCAACGCCTATGGCCGTAATGGTTGGGGTAGGTAAGGGGGCCCAGCAGGGAGTCCTTATTAAAAATGCCGAGTCGCTGGAGAAGCTCAACCGTATGGATGTGCTGATAACGGACAAGACCGGCACTCTTACCCAGGGTAAACCCTCGGTGGAAAAGGTGGTGGCTTTCGACGGCTTCGATCCTGCGCAGTTAGTATATTACATGGCCTCGTTGAACAGCCACAGCGAACACCCGTTGGCCCAGGCCATCGGAACCTATGCAAAGGAGCAGAACCTGCAGCCGGGAACCGTTACCGGTTTCGAATCCCTTACAGGCAAAGGACTGGTGGGGACGGTAGACGGCAAACGCCTGACTCTGGGCAATGCCGTACTGATGGAGTCGATGCAAATAGCCGTTCCCGACACCTGGAGACAGAAGGTGGAAGAGGAACAGCTGCAGGGCAAAACCGTATCCTACTTCGCGATGGAGGGGCAGTCGGCTGCCTTTATCTCCATCTCTGACCCTGTAAAAAGCACCAGTAGGGAGGCCATCCGCCTGTTGCAATCGGAGGGAGTAGAGGTGGTGATGCTTACCGGTGACAATCATAATACTGCCAAATCCGTGGCCGATGCCTTGCACCTCGATTCGTTCAAGGCCGGTTGTCTGCCCGAAGACAAGCTGTCGTATATCAAACAGCTGCAGGCACAGGGTAAAGTGGTAGCCATGGCTGGCGACGGCATCAACGACGCCCCCGCACTGGCCCAGGCCAACATCGGCATCGCCATGGGAACCGGAACCGATGTAGCTATCGAAAGTGCCGGAATCACCCTTTTGAAAGGCGACCTGATGGGTATTGTGAAGGCCCGGAAACTAAGCGCGCTTGTGATGAAGAATATAAAGCAGAACCTCTTCTTTGCCTTCTTCTACAATGCCCTTGGTATACCCGTTGCCGCCGGAGTGCTGTACCCCGTATTCGGTCTGCTGCTTTCACCCATGATTGCCGCCGCCGCCATGAGTTTCAGCTCCGTATCGGTAATCTCTAATTCATTAAGGCTCAGAAAAAGTAAATTATAA
- a CDS encoding sodium-translocating pyrophosphatase, producing MITPIFWIVPIASLLALSLAFFFYKQMMKESEGTEMMAKIASHVREGAMSYLKQQYKVVASVFVVLVILFAIMAFGFGVQNEWVPVAFLTGGFFSGLAGFLGMKTATYASARTANAARTSLNKGLQIAFRSGAVMGLVVVGLGLLDISFWYVLLNSVIPAEAMDPTHKLSIITTTMLTFGMGASTQALFARVGGGIYTKAADVGADLVGKVEAGIPEDDPRNPATIADNVGDNVGDVAGMGADLYESYCGSILATAALGAAAYVATGNVEMQYKAVIAPMLIAAVGIVLSILGIFAVRTNENATIKNLLRSLAVGTNLSSVLIAISTFGILYMLQLENWFWVACSVITGLLVGIIIGQSTEYYTSQSYRPTQRISEAGKTGPATVIISGIGLGMISTAIPVVAVATGIILSYLFASGFDFANASMGLYGIGIAAVGMLSTLGITLATDAYGPIADNAGGNAEMCGLGKEVRKRTDALDSLGNTTAATGKGFAIGSAALTGLALLASYIEEIKIGLIRIGQTVLNFADGREIPIHKATFTDFMYYYDVTLMNPKVLAGMFLGSMMAFLFCGLTMNAVGRAAGHMVEEVRRQFREIKGILTGEGEPDYARCVEISTKGAQHEMIFPSLLAIIAPIVTGLIFGVTGVIGLLIGGLSSGFVLAIFMANAGGAWDNAKKYVEEDNLGGKGGDVHKATVVGDTVGDPFKDTSGPSLNILIKLMSMVAIVMAGLTVAWSLF from the coding sequence ATGATAACACCTATTTTCTGGATTGTGCCCATCGCCTCTCTGTTGGCTCTTTCTTTGGCATTTTTCTTCTACAAACAGATGATGAAGGAAAGCGAAGGTACTGAAATGATGGCGAAAATTGCATCTCACGTACGTGAAGGAGCAATGTCTTATCTGAAGCAGCAATACAAGGTTGTTGCTTCTGTATTTGTGGTTCTTGTTATTTTATTTGCTATTATGGCCTTTGGCTTCGGGGTGCAGAACGAGTGGGTACCCGTTGCCTTCCTTACCGGAGGTTTCTTTTCCGGATTGGCCGGTTTCTTAGGAATGAAAACAGCAACGTATGCCTCTGCCAGAACGGCAAATGCAGCCCGCACATCACTCAATAAAGGGTTGCAGATCGCCTTCCGTAGCGGTGCCGTAATGGGACTCGTGGTTGTTGGTCTGGGCTTGCTGGACATCTCTTTCTGGTACGTTCTGCTTAATTCGGTGATTCCTGCCGAAGCTATGGACCCTACGCACAAACTCTCCATCATCACAACCACCATGCTTACCTTCGGTATGGGAGCCTCCACCCAGGCCCTGTTTGCCCGTGTGGGTGGTGGTATCTATACCAAGGCTGCCGATGTGGGAGCCGACCTGGTAGGGAAGGTGGAAGCCGGTATCCCCGAAGACGATCCGCGTAACCCGGCTACCATAGCCGACAATGTGGGCGACAATGTGGGTGACGTTGCCGGTATGGGTGCCGACTTGTACGAATCTTACTGCGGTTCTATCCTGGCTACCGCCGCCTTGGGTGCAGCAGCCTATGTGGCCACCGGTAATGTAGAAATGCAATACAAGGCGGTTATCGCCCCGATGCTTATTGCGGCGGTGGGTATTGTGCTCTCTATCCTGGGTATCTTTGCGGTACGTACTAATGAGAATGCCACCATTAAGAATTTGTTACGTTCGCTGGCCGTGGGAACCAATCTCAGCTCGGTGCTGATTGCCATTTCCACCTTCGGTATCTTATATATGCTGCAGCTCGAAAACTGGTTCTGGGTAGCCTGTTCCGTTATCACCGGTCTGCTGGTTGGTATTATTATCGGACAGTCTACGGAATACTATACATCCCAGTCCTACCGTCCCACCCAGCGTATTTCGGAAGCCGGTAAAACCGGTCCGGCTACGGTTATCATTTCGGGTATCGGATTAGGAATGATATCTACCGCCATTCCCGTTGTGGCCGTTGCCACGGGGATCATCCTCTCGTACCTGTTTGCTTCGGGCTTCGACTTTGCCAACGCTTCCATGGGACTTTACGGTATCGGTATCGCTGCAGTCGGTATGTTGTCTACGCTGGGTATCACCCTGGCTACCGACGCTTACGGACCTATTGCCGACAATGCCGGAGGTAATGCCGAGATGTGCGGATTGGGTAAAGAGGTGCGTAAACGTACCGATGCTCTGGATTCACTGGGTAACACCACCGCTGCCACCGGAAAAGGCTTTGCCATCGGATCGGCTGCATTAACCGGACTGGCCTTGCTTGCCTCCTATATTGAAGAAATCAAGATAGGACTTATCCGCATTGGTCAGACTGTACTCAATTTTGCCGACGGACGCGAGATCCCCATCCACAAGGCAACCTTCACCGACTTTATGTACTACTATGATGTAACCCTGATGAATCCCAAGGTGCTGGCTGGTATGTTCCTGGGTTCTATGATGGCCTTCCTGTTCTGCGGACTCACCATGAATGCTGTGGGTCGCGCTGCCGGACACATGGTAGAAGAGGTACGCCGTCAGTTCCGCGAAATTAAAGGAATCCTTACCGGCGAAGGCGAACCCGATTATGCCCGCTGCGTAGAGATCTCCACCAAAGGCGCACAGCACGAGATGATATTCCCCTCCCTGCTGGCCATCATCGCACCCATCGTAACCGGACTTATCTTTGGGGTAACCGGTGTGATCGGACTGCTTATCGGCGGACTAAGCTCCGGCTTTGTACTAGCTATCTTTATGGCTAATGCCGGTGGCGCGTGGGACAATGCCAAGAAATACGTAGAAGAAGACAACTTGGGCGGTAAAGGCGGAGATGTACACAAAGCCACTGTAGTAGGCGACACTGTAGGCGATCCATTTAAAGACACATCCGGCCCAAGTCTAAACATCCTTATCAAGCTTATGAGCATGGTAGCCATCGTAATGGCCGGCCTAACCGTAGCCTGGAGCCTGTTCTGA
- a CDS encoding IS3 family transposase — translation MRQLVNPRHKELSVRSQTELLEIPRSTLYYKPIGESPENLEIMQKMDKHHIEHPTCGVLGMQDMLRLNGFQINHKRIRRLMRLMNIRVKYPQKSLSNPGARKYILPYLLRGLDIVKTNQVWSIDISYIPMKQGFMYLTAIMDVQSRYIVGWSLSNTLEKSVCLDLVEESIRKYGAPEIINSDQGVQFTNPSWIETLKENGIKISMDGKGRAKDNIWIERFWRTIKQEYVYLNPCDDGLELYKGIRKYMQYYNYNRAHQGIGRQIPGVVYKTVA, via the coding sequence ATGAGACAACTTGTAAATCCCAGGCATAAAGAGCTCAGCGTTCGTTCACAAACGGAATTATTGGAAATACCAAGAAGTACACTGTATTACAAACCGATAGGAGAAAGTCCTGAAAATTTGGAAATAATGCAAAAGATGGATAAGCACCATATTGAACATCCCACTTGTGGCGTGTTGGGGATGCAGGATATGCTTCGTTTAAATGGATTTCAGATAAACCACAAACGAATCCGACGATTGATGCGCTTGATGAATATCCGGGTCAAATATCCTCAAAAAAGCTTGAGTAATCCGGGTGCCCGCAAGTACATCCTCCCTTATCTGCTTCGGGGACTTGATATTGTAAAGACAAATCAGGTGTGGTCCATAGATATCAGTTACATTCCTATGAAACAGGGGTTTATGTATCTAACAGCCATCATGGATGTGCAAAGCCGCTACATTGTGGGCTGGAGCTTATCCAACACACTTGAGAAAAGTGTTTGCCTGGATCTGGTTGAAGAGTCGATCAGAAAGTATGGTGCACCGGAAATCATCAACTCCGACCAGGGTGTTCAATTTACCAATCCGTCTTGGATCGAAACGCTTAAAGAAAATGGTATTAAAATAAGCATGGATGGAAAAGGACGTGCCAAGGATAATATCTGGATTGAACGATTTTGGCGCACGATCAAACAAGAGTATGTATATTTGAATCCGTGTGATGACGGACTGGAGCTTTATAAGGGAATCAGGAAATATATGCAATATTACAACTACAACCGGGCGCATCAGGGGATAGGAAGACAAATTCCCGGTGTGGTGTATAAAACGGTTGCCTGA
- a CDS encoding transposase translates to MGKRTHYTAEFKAKVAISALKEQETLSELVHRFGVSAMTISKWKQEFLNGSSKVFEGARSAEKEDSEEEIQKLHATIGRLTVERDFLADACKRAGLKKK, encoded by the coding sequence ATGGGGAAAAGAACACATTACACGGCCGAATTTAAGGCCAAGGTTGCTATTTCAGCCTTAAAGGAACAAGAAACGCTAAGTGAGTTGGTTCATCGCTTTGGAGTAAGTGCCATGACGATCAGTAAATGGAAACAAGAGTTTTTAAATGGCAGCAGCAAGGTTTTTGAGGGTGCTCGATCAGCTGAAAAAGAGGACAGTGAGGAGGAAATTCAAAAACTACATGCTACGATCGGCCGCCTGACCGTCGAACGGGATTTTTTAGCAGATGCCTGCAAGAGAGCCGGTCTAAAAAAGAAATGA
- a CDS encoding DUF4884 domain-containing protein — MKIMIKTCLLLLVGFICFSCTISRPIAVVPSDNNTTYKVDYLFEHDGCKVYRFYDKGNYVYFTNCNGEAIAIENDSTETRITNTTKVKTPTIRQTYFE, encoded by the coding sequence ATGAAAATTATGATTAAAACATGCCTCCTGCTATTGGTGGGATTTATCTGCTTTTCTTGTACAATATCAAGGCCTATTGCTGTGGTTCCATCGGATAATAACACTACTTACAAAGTGGATTATTTATTTGAACATGATGGCTGTAAAGTGTACCGTTTTTATGACAAAGGTAATTATGTGTATTTTACAAACTGTAACGGTGAAGCGATCGCTATCGAAAACGATAGTACGGAGACAAGAATTACAAACACTACTAAAGTAAAGACCCCAACCATACGACAAACCTATTTTGAATGA